In the genome of Capra hircus breed San Clemente chromosome 5, ASM170441v1, whole genome shotgun sequence, one region contains:
- the PCED1B gene encoding PC-esterase domain-containing protein 1B: MVHLLASEVRQLLHNKFVVVLGDSVQRAVYKDLVLLLQKDCLLTLRQLKAKGEHTFEQDELVQGGQQGHMHNGTHYREVRQFCSGQHLVRFYFLTRVYSDYLEDVLEELQSGEHHPDLVIMNSCLWDITRYGEDFWPSYRRNLERLFGRLRQVLSESCLLVWNTAMPVGDKITSRFVPPEVQFAAASVKINVIEANFYSSAEAQRHGFDVLDLHFHFRRHTGKYLQTDGVHWNQCAHRHLSQLLLAHVADAWGVELPQRDPVDKWITDGPGRGRPGRRLERQPLVCGDQPACPLPRPLPLPGRQALLPTPSPRPPLFPLLSPQRHPIPLHQVMPPFPFCPQETCFSSDHPFQSDQFSLNYFHSDVPPSTQTEFAVQGDFQYCPQPPVPRFPPPCYQQRVPVVHRGFPRYHPPDPYMPWRRRPKTSKRRASAYKEPRPQ; encoded by the coding sequence ATGGTTCACCTGCTGGCCTCCGAAGTGCGGCAGCTGCTCCACAACAAGTTCGTGGTTGTCCTGGGGGACTCGGTCCAGAGGGCTGTGTACAAGGATCTGGTGCTCCTGCTGCAGAAGGACTGCCTGCTCACACTCAGGCAGCTCAAGGCCAAGGGGGAGCACACTTTCGAGCAGGATGAGCTGGTGCAGGGGGGCCAGCAGGGCCACATGCACAACGGCACCCACTACCGCGAGGTGCGCCAGTTCTGCTCCGGCCAGCACCTGGTGCGCTTCTACTTCCTGACGCGCGTGTACTCCGACTACCTGGAGGATGTCCTGGAGGAGCTGCAGTCCGGCGAGCACCACCCGGACCTGGTCATCATGAACTCGTGCCTCTGGGACATCACCAGGTACGGGGAGGACTTCTGGCCTAGTTACCGCCGGAACCTGGAGAGACTGTTCGGGCGCCTCCGCCAGGTGCTGTCCGAGTCGTGCCTCCTGGTGTGGAACACGGCCATGCCCGTGGGCGACAAAATCACCAGCCGCTTCGTCCCGCCCGAGGTCCAGTTCGCCGCCGCCTCCGTGAAAATCAATGTCATCGAAGCCAATTTCTACAGCTCTGCCGAGGCCCAAAGGCACGGCTTCGATGTGCTGGACTTGCACTTCCACTTCCGCCGCCACACAGGGAAGTACCTGCAGACGGACGGAGTGCACTGGAACCAGTGCGCACACCGCCACCTCTCCCAGCTCCTGCTGGCCCACGTGGCCGACGCCTGGGGGGTAGAGCTGCCCCAGCGCGACCCAGTGGACAAGTGGATCACAGATGGTCCTGGGAGAGGAAGACCTGGCCGGAGGCTTGAGAGGCAGCCCCTGGTCTGCGGAGATCAGCCGGCCTGCCCTCTGCCCAGACCTTTGCCTCTCCCAGGGCGCCAAGCCCTGCTCCCCACGCCATCTCCCCGCCCACCCCTGTTTCCACTCTTGTCCCCACAACGTCATCCCATCCCTTTACACCAGGTGATGCCCCCATTCCCATTCTGTccccaggaaacctgtttttcttcaGACCATCCTTTCCAATCCGATCAATTCTCCTTAAACTATTTCCATTCAGATGTCCCCCCATCTACCCAAACAGAATTTGCCGTCCAAGGTGACTTTCAGTACTGTCCCCAGCCGCCTGTGCCCCGCTTCCCTCCACCCTGTTATCagcagcgggtccctgtggtccataGGGGTTTTCCCAGGTATCATCCCCCTGATCCctacatgccctggagaaggcggCCTAAAACTTCCAAGAGAAGGGCCTCAGCCTATAAAGAGCCAAGGCCTCAATAG